From a single Hymenobacter sp. YIM 151500-1 genomic region:
- a CDS encoding glycine--tRNA ligase, with protein MSNPQNPATAESTLADIVSHAKEYGFVFPSSEIYDGLAAVYDYGPNGVELKNNLKQLWWRAMTQLNQNVVGIDAAIFMHPLTWKASGHVDGFSDPLIDNLDSKKRYRADVLLEEKAAECENAGQKDRADALLAEMGRLLTAEDLAGVRQLIIDEKIVCPVSKTANWTEVRQFNLMFSTQVGAVAGDSSQIYLRPETAQGIFVNFLNVQKSARMKVPFGIAQIGKAFRNEIVARQFIFRMREFEQMEMQFFVRPGTEMEWYQQWKETRRRWHEALGLPAAKLRFHDHDKLAHYANAAVDIEYEFPFGFKEIEGIHSRTDFDLTQHQALSRKKQQYFDNDINPETGKPYGNYVPYVVETSVGADRLFLATLCQAFQEEVITEGEGDKQQTKTRKLLRLHPALAPIKAAIFPLVKKDGLPDKATEIYNALRHDFRLVIEEKDSIGTRYTRQDLIGTPFCIAVDHQTLEDNTVTVRDRDTREQVRMPISELRAYIGEAVSFSRIFEQL; from the coding sequence ATGAGCAACCCGCAGAACCCCGCCACGGCCGAAAGCACCCTGGCCGATATCGTGTCGCACGCCAAAGAGTACGGTTTCGTGTTTCCGTCGTCGGAAATCTATGATGGCCTGGCAGCCGTGTACGACTACGGCCCCAACGGCGTGGAGCTGAAAAACAACCTCAAGCAGCTGTGGTGGCGGGCCATGACCCAGCTCAACCAGAACGTGGTGGGCATCGACGCGGCCATCTTCATGCACCCGCTCACCTGGAAAGCTTCCGGCCACGTCGACGGCTTCTCCGACCCGCTCATCGACAACCTCGACTCCAAGAAGCGCTACCGCGCCGACGTGTTGCTGGAAGAAAAAGCTGCCGAATGCGAAAACGCCGGCCAGAAAGACCGCGCCGACGCCCTGCTGGCCGAAATGGGCCGCCTGCTCACGGCCGAGGACCTGGCCGGGGTGCGCCAGTTGATTATTGATGAGAAGATTGTGTGCCCCGTGTCGAAGACGGCCAACTGGACCGAGGTGCGCCAGTTCAACCTGATGTTTTCCACGCAAGTGGGGGCCGTGGCCGGCGACTCCAGCCAGATTTACCTGCGGCCCGAAACGGCTCAGGGTATTTTCGTCAACTTTCTGAATGTGCAGAAGTCGGCGCGGATGAAGGTGCCGTTTGGCATTGCCCAGATTGGCAAGGCCTTCCGCAACGAGATTGTGGCCCGGCAGTTCATTTTCCGGATGCGGGAGTTTGAGCAGATGGAAATGCAGTTCTTCGTGCGCCCCGGCACCGAGATGGAGTGGTATCAGCAGTGGAAGGAGACGCGCCGCCGCTGGCACGAGGCCCTGGGCCTGCCCGCCGCCAAGCTCCGCTTCCACGACCACGACAAGCTGGCCCACTACGCCAACGCCGCCGTCGACATCGAGTACGAATTCCCCTTCGGCTTCAAGGAAATCGAGGGCATCCACTCCCGCACCGATTTCGACCTGACCCAGCACCAAGCGCTGAGCCGCAAAAAGCAGCAGTACTTCGACAACGATATCAACCCCGAAACCGGCAAGCCCTACGGCAACTACGTGCCCTACGTGGTGGAAACTTCGGTGGGCGCCGACCGGCTGTTTCTGGCCACGCTCTGCCAGGCCTTTCAGGAGGAAGTCATTACGGAAGGCGAGGGCGACAAGCAGCAAACCAAAACCCGCAAGCTCCTGCGCCTGCACCCGGCCCTGGCGCCCATCAAGGCCGCCATTTTCCCGCTGGTGAAAAAGGACGGTCTGCCCGACAAAGCCACCGAAATCTACAACGCCCTGCGCCACGATTTCCGGCTGGTGATTGAGGAAAAGGACTCCATCGGCACGCGCTACACCCGCCAGGACCTCATCGGCACACCCTTCTGCATAGCCGTCGACCACCAGACTCTGGAAGACAACACCGTGACCGTGCGCGACCGGGACACCCGCGAGCAGGTGCGCATGCCCATCTCGGAGCTACGTGCCTACATCGGCGAGGCCGTAAGCTTCTCGCGCATTTTCGAGCAGCTGTAG
- a CDS encoding inorganic phosphate transporter translates to MFGLEPHVLLLLLACLVAACAFEFVNGFHDTANAVATVIYTNTLRPWVAVIWSAFWNFIGVLTGGIAVAMGIVYLLPVESLVDQNVYHGIAMVGALIIAAIIWNVGTWYYGLPSSSSHALIGSILGVGIAFSFLPDANNAAVNWSKAGETGAALLIGPLFGFSLTIFLMFLLKRFVNNKTIFKEPHKRKPPPLWIRLILIVTCTLVSYFHGSNDGQKGVGLIMLILIGIVPTFYALDHTKNPLDMRDSLVRVEQVLQKVNVADLSAKDRQAIADIKVQTDALDQIFAGKTRVEELPQNARFEIRKAILLLANKTKTIQSSEKVSLSTQDRTTLDAGIEDMKSFTDYAPWWVLLIVSLSLGIGTMVGWQRIVKTIGERIGKEHLTYAQGASSELVAATMIGVSSGLGLPSSTTHVLSSAIAGSMVANRGIKNLNPQMVRNIALAWVLTLPVTMALSGGLFLLFRAILPS, encoded by the coding sequence ATGTTTGGCTTAGAGCCTCATGTGCTGCTGCTGCTGCTGGCCTGTCTGGTAGCCGCCTGCGCGTTTGAATTCGTCAACGGCTTCCACGACACGGCCAACGCCGTGGCCACGGTTATCTACACCAACACCCTGCGGCCGTGGGTGGCCGTTATCTGGTCGGCGTTCTGGAACTTCATCGGGGTGCTCACGGGCGGCATTGCCGTGGCCATGGGCATTGTGTACCTGCTGCCCGTCGAAAGCCTGGTCGACCAGAACGTGTACCACGGCATTGCCATGGTGGGCGCCCTCATTATCGCGGCCATCATCTGGAACGTGGGCACCTGGTACTACGGCCTGCCCTCGTCGTCCTCGCACGCCCTGATTGGCTCCATCCTGGGCGTGGGCATTGCCTTCAGCTTCCTGCCCGATGCCAACAACGCGGCCGTCAACTGGAGTAAGGCCGGCGAAACCGGCGCCGCCCTACTTATCGGGCCGCTGTTTGGCTTTTCGCTGACCATCTTCCTGATGTTTTTGCTGAAGCGCTTCGTCAACAACAAAACCATCTTTAAGGAGCCGCACAAGCGCAAGCCCCCACCCCTCTGGATTCGCCTTATCCTGATTGTGACCTGCACGCTGGTGAGCTACTTCCACGGCTCCAACGACGGGCAGAAGGGCGTGGGCCTGATCATGCTCATCCTTATCGGCATCGTGCCCACCTTCTACGCCCTCGACCACACCAAGAACCCCCTGGACATGCGCGACTCGCTGGTGCGCGTGGAGCAGGTGCTGCAAAAGGTGAACGTAGCCGACCTGAGCGCCAAAGACCGGCAGGCCATAGCCGACATCAAGGTGCAGACCGACGCGCTAGACCAGATTTTTGCCGGCAAAACCCGCGTGGAGGAATTACCCCAGAACGCCCGGTTTGAAATCCGCAAGGCCATTTTGCTGCTGGCCAACAAAACCAAAACCATTCAGAGCAGCGAAAAAGTAAGCCTGAGCACCCAGGACCGGACCACGCTCGACGCCGGCATCGAGGACATGAAAAGCTTCACCGACTACGCCCCTTGGTGGGTGCTGCTTATCGTGTCGTTGTCGTTGGGTATCGGCACCATGGTGGGCTGGCAGCGCATCGTGAAAACCATTGGGGAGCGAATCGGCAAGGAACACCTGACCTACGCTCAGGGCGCCTCGTCGGAGTTGGTGGCAGCCACCATGATTGGGGTTAGCTCGGGGCTAGGGCTGCCTTCGTCCACGACGCACGTGCTGTCGTCGGCTATTGCGGGCTCCATGGTGGCCAACCGCGGCATTAAGAACCTGAACCCCCAGATGGTGCGCAATATTGCCCTAGCCTGGGTCCTGACCCTGCCCGTGACGATGGCTTTGTCGGGCGGACTGTTCTTGCTATTCCGGGCTATCCTGCCCTCGTAA
- a CDS encoding DUF5615 family PIN-like protein: MMKYLIDANLPHRMAFWNTPDYEQIPDLAWSDTQVWEYASQNQQTIITKDTDFVARVQQQCPPKVIRLRVGNMSRRNLWIFLQQQWPAVVHAIQQPEVCWVELWPDRLAVFPR; this comes from the coding sequence ATGATGAAGTACTTAATAGATGCCAACCTCCCGCACAGAATGGCTTTTTGGAATACGCCGGATTACGAGCAAATTCCTGATCTGGCTTGGTCAGACACGCAGGTGTGGGAATATGCAAGCCAGAATCAGCAGACAATTATTACGAAAGACACCGATTTCGTAGCACGAGTACAGCAACAATGCCCACCCAAAGTCATCAGACTACGAGTAGGTAACATGAGCCGACGTAACTTATGGATCTTTCTGCAACAGCAGTGGCCGGCGGTAGTGCACGCTATTCAGCAGCCTGAAGTATGCTGGGTTGAGCTATGGCCTGATCGGCTGGCGGTATTCCCGCGTTAA
- the ileS gene encoding isoleucine--tRNA ligase — protein MTYPEYKQPLNYGQIGTDILAWWKQNGIFEKSVSSREGQPTFVFYEGPPSANGAPGIHHVMARTVKDIFCRYQTLLGKQVPRKGGWDTHGLPIELQVEKELGITKEDIGKKISIEDYNARCRETVMRFKQQWDDLTEKMGYWVDLNDPYITFEPEYIESCWALLKKLYDKGLLYKGYTIQPYSPAAGTGLSSHELNQPGTYRDVKDTTVVAQFKVVRDEKSEKLFSAQENLFVSGSEHSEDVSSEGANAAAETFILAWTTTPWTLPANTGLAVGKNIPYVLVRTFNPYTGAPIRVVLAKALLSRYFLEKGQDAPLEGYKPGDKVLPWRQEAELTGADLVGIRYERLFGQDAGFPAFEGEERAFRVIAGDFVTTEDGTGIVHISPTFGADDFRVAQQNDIPALLVTDADGKPGPVVDRTGRYVPQMGEFGGRWVKNYDGHDDSAADYRTLDVDISVRLKERNRAFKVEKYEHTYPHCWRTDKPVLYYPLDSWFIRTTAVKDRLIELNQTINWQPASTGTGRFGNWLENLVDWNLSRSRYWGTPLPIWRTQDGTEEICIGSIEELNREIEKAVAVGVMTHNPLRGAASHKPQAASSANESQNESLQPEASSLKLDLHRPYVDDIFLVSPSGQPMYREPDLIDVWFDSGAMPYAQWHYPLENKEQFEKNFPADFIAEGVDQTRGWFFTLHALAVMLEDSVAFKNVMANGLVLDKNGNKMSKRLGNAIDPFQTIEQYGPDATRWYMIANAQPWDNLKFDLNGITEVQRRFFGTLFNTYSFYALYANLDGFQAREFDRVPYEELTELDRWILSKLQSLILEVRGHYDAYDPTKAARAIQDFVTDQLSNWHVRLSRRRFWKGELTPDKKAAYETLQECLVVVAQLMAPIAPFFAEWLYQNMTNGMRAEAVEKNTPLAPESIHLTLLVEAEPNRIDKALEERMELAQRISSLTHSLRKKSVLKVRQPLQRILVPVFNDTTREQVGKVEDLICAEVNVKHVEFLDDTSGVLVKSVKPNFKRLGQQYGPKLKAVGARIQQMTPEEISQLEKTGQLSVEIEGETYTLTPDDVEIRTQDLPGWLVATDGPLTVALDVTLTDELRQEGVARELVNRLQNLRKDSGLEVQDKVRVTLGEQPELRAAVQSFGDYIRTEVQALTLDFAPEISGGSVLEFDEYSVPVQLEVATS, from the coding sequence ATGACCTACCCCGAATACAAGCAGCCGCTCAACTACGGCCAGATTGGCACCGATATCCTGGCCTGGTGGAAGCAGAACGGCATCTTTGAGAAGAGCGTGAGCAGCCGCGAAGGCCAGCCCACGTTCGTGTTTTACGAAGGCCCGCCCTCGGCCAACGGCGCCCCCGGCATCCACCACGTCATGGCGCGCACGGTGAAGGACATCTTCTGCCGCTACCAGACCCTGCTGGGCAAGCAGGTGCCGCGCAAAGGCGGCTGGGACACCCACGGCCTGCCCATCGAGCTGCAAGTGGAAAAGGAGCTGGGCATCACCAAGGAGGACATCGGCAAGAAAATCAGCATCGAGGACTACAACGCCCGCTGCCGCGAGACGGTCATGCGCTTCAAGCAGCAGTGGGACGACCTCACGGAGAAGATGGGCTATTGGGTGGATTTGAACGACCCGTATATCACCTTCGAGCCGGAGTACATTGAGAGCTGCTGGGCGCTGCTGAAGAAGCTCTACGACAAGGGCCTGCTCTACAAAGGCTACACCATCCAGCCCTACTCCCCGGCGGCCGGTACCGGCCTGTCCTCGCACGAGTTGAACCAGCCCGGCACCTACCGCGACGTGAAAGACACGACTGTGGTTGCGCAATTCAAGGTGGTGCGGGATGAGAAGTCGGAGAAACTGTTTTCGGCTCAGGAAAATCTTTTTGTTAGCGGCTCTGAACATAGCGAAGACGTTTCGTCAGAAGGCGCCAACGCTGCGGCCGAAACCTTCATCCTGGCCTGGACGACGACGCCCTGGACCCTGCCGGCCAACACTGGTCTGGCTGTGGGCAAGAACATTCCGTACGTGCTGGTGCGCACGTTCAACCCCTACACGGGCGCGCCCATCCGGGTGGTGCTGGCAAAGGCACTGCTAAGTCGGTATTTCTTGGAGAAAGGCCAAGACGCCCCACTCGAAGGCTATAAACCCGGCGACAAGGTGCTGCCCTGGCGCCAGGAAGCCGAACTCACCGGCGCCGACCTGGTGGGTATCCGCTACGAGCGGCTGTTTGGCCAGGACGCGGGCTTTCCGGCGTTTGAAGGGGAGGAGCGGGCCTTCCGCGTCATTGCCGGCGACTTCGTGACGACTGAGGACGGCACGGGCATCGTGCACATTTCGCCCACCTTCGGGGCCGACGACTTCCGCGTGGCCCAGCAGAACGACATTCCGGCCCTGCTGGTAACAGATGCCGACGGCAAGCCCGGCCCCGTGGTGGACCGCACCGGCCGCTACGTGCCGCAGATGGGCGAGTTCGGGGGCCGTTGGGTGAAAAACTACGACGGCCACGACGACTCCGCCGCCGACTACCGCACCCTTGACGTGGACATCAGTGTGCGGCTCAAGGAGCGGAACCGCGCCTTCAAAGTGGAGAAGTACGAGCACACCTACCCCCACTGCTGGCGCACCGACAAGCCCGTGCTCTACTACCCGCTCGACTCGTGGTTTATCCGCACCACGGCGGTAAAAGACCGGCTCATCGAGCTAAACCAAACCATCAACTGGCAGCCCGCCAGCACCGGCACCGGCCGCTTCGGCAACTGGCTGGAAAACCTGGTGGACTGGAATCTGAGCCGCTCCCGCTACTGGGGCACGCCCCTGCCCATCTGGCGCACCCAGGACGGCACTGAGGAAATCTGCATCGGCTCCATCGAAGAGCTGAACCGGGAAATCGAAAAGGCCGTGGCGGTAGGCGTGATGACGCATAACCCGCTGCGCGGAGCTGCAAGCCACAAGCCACAAGCTGCAAGCTCTGCTAATGAAAGCCAGAACGAAAGCTTGCAGCCTGAAGCTAGCAGCTTGAAGCTGGATTTGCACCGCCCCTACGTGGACGACATCTTCCTTGTCTCGCCTTCGGGCCAGCCCATGTACCGGGAGCCCGACCTCATTGACGTGTGGTTCGACTCGGGCGCCATGCCGTATGCCCAGTGGCACTATCCGCTGGAGAACAAGGAGCAGTTTGAGAAGAACTTTCCAGCTGATTTCATTGCTGAAGGCGTGGATCAGACCCGCGGGTGGTTTTTCACCCTGCACGCCCTGGCCGTGATGCTGGAAGACTCCGTGGCCTTCAAAAACGTGATGGCCAACGGCCTGGTGCTCGACAAGAACGGCAACAAGATGAGCAAGCGCCTCGGCAACGCCATCGACCCATTCCAAACCATCGAACAGTACGGCCCCGATGCCACGCGCTGGTACATGATTGCCAACGCCCAGCCCTGGGACAACCTCAAGTTCGACCTCAACGGCATCACGGAGGTGCAGCGCCGCTTCTTCGGCACCCTGTTCAACACCTACTCGTTCTACGCCCTCTACGCCAACCTCGATGGCTTCCAGGCCCGCGAGTTCGACCGGGTGCCCTACGAAGAGCTAACCGAGCTGGACCGCTGGATTCTGAGCAAGCTTCAGTCGCTCATCCTCGAAGTGCGCGGCCACTACGATGCCTACGACCCCACCAAGGCCGCCCGCGCCATCCAGGATTTCGTGACCGACCAGCTTTCCAACTGGCACGTGCGCCTCTCGCGCCGCCGCTTCTGGAAGGGCGAGCTGACCCCGGACAAAAAAGCTGCCTACGAAACCCTGCAAGAGTGCCTGGTAGTCGTGGCCCAGCTCATGGCTCCCATTGCGCCCTTCTTCGCCGAGTGGCTCTACCAGAACATGACCAACGGCATGCGCGCCGAGGCCGTGGAAAAGAACACGCCCCTGGCCCCGGAGTCTATTCACCTCACGCTGCTCGTAGAAGCCGAGCCCAACCGCATCGATAAGGCCCTGGAGGAGCGCATGGAGCTGGCTCAGCGCATTTCCTCGCTCACGCACTCCCTGCGCAAGAAGTCGGTGCTGAAGGTGCGCCAGCCGTTGCAGCGCATCCTGGTACCGGTGTTCAACGATACCACCCGCGAGCAGGTGGGCAAGGTGGAAGACCTGATTTGCGCCGAGGTGAACGTGAAGCACGTGGAGTTCCTCGACGACACTAGCGGCGTGCTGGTGAAGTCGGTGAAGCCCAACTTCAAGCGCCTGGGCCAGCAGTACGGCCCCAAGCTGAAGGCCGTAGGGGCCCGCATCCAGCAGATGACCCCGGAGGAAATCAGCCAGCTCGAAAAAACCGGTCAGCTCAGCGTCGAAATCGAAGGTGAAACCTACACGCTGACGCCTGACGACGTGGAAATCCGCACCCAGGACCTGCCCGGCTGGCTCGTGGCCACCGACGGCCCCCTCACCGTAGCCCTCGACGTGACCCTGACCGACGAGCTGCGCCAGGAAGGCGTAGCCCGTGAGCTGGTAAACCGCCTCCAGAACCTGCGCAAAGACAGCGGCCTGGAAGTCCAGGACAAGGTGCGCGTGACCCTGGGCGAGCAGCCCGAGCTACGCGCCGCCGTGCAGAGCTTCGGCGACTACATCCGCACCGAAGTGCAGGCCCTGACCCTGGATTTCGCCCCCGAAATCAGCGGCGGCTCGGTGCTGGAATTTGACGAGTATTCGGTGCCCGTGCAGCTGGAAGTGGCAACCAGCTAA
- a CDS encoding DUF4385 domain-containing protein produces the protein MPFDYTLDFRTVDFRQHPELYRVGKGEQGVLLVQPYKSEILPHWRFRTPDVAQKSADKIYALFEAYLEAGDFVGADMARKFLQMGFTRARRYANHRGGKKYDGPVPADKKGQSGSHGRPELPRTDSPDPDKVEAAIIFKQKWDQAKQHPDYQRQQAEFEARYGK, from the coding sequence ATGCCGTTCGACTACACCTTGGATTTCCGCACCGTTGACTTCCGCCAGCATCCCGAGCTTTACCGCGTGGGCAAGGGCGAGCAGGGCGTGTTGCTGGTGCAGCCGTATAAAAGCGAAATCCTGCCCCACTGGCGCTTCCGCACGCCCGACGTGGCCCAGAAGTCGGCCGACAAGATTTACGCGCTGTTTGAGGCCTATTTAGAGGCCGGCGACTTTGTGGGCGCCGACATGGCCCGTAAGTTTCTGCAGATGGGTTTTACGCGGGCCCGGCGCTACGCCAACCACCGCGGCGGCAAGAAGTACGACGGCCCCGTGCCCGCCGACAAAAAAGGCCAGAGCGGCAGCCACGGCCGCCCCGAGCTGCCCCGCACCGACAGCCCCGACCCCGATAAGGTGGAAGCCGCCATCATCTTTAAGCAGAAGTGGGACCAGGCCAAGCAGCACCCCGACTATCAGCGCCAGCAGGCCGAATTTGAAGCCCGCTACGGCAAGTGA
- a CDS encoding efflux RND transporter permease subunit has protein sequence MWSNLALFVIKNRRILILLLAAITVFMGWQARKVEMTYDFAQVVSPDDPDMVYFQRFKQQFGEDGNVLVLGMQDSSVYRLGTFNELRALTDTLSKVRGVNGILGVTRLPRLEKDTATRSFRAVPIFQRFPQTQPELDSLMRVVNAQEFYKGQLISPTTGATLLALTLDPTYLNSSRRQAVMNEILAHAERFQQKTGIRMHYAGLPYVRATMTTKVASEMKLFVALTVVMMALTLFMFFRTWSAVVFPLLIVLVVVVWCVGSMVLLGYKINLLTGLIPSIIIVIGIPNCTYLLSRYHYDYRKSGNQVLAMARVVRKIGLVTLMNNTTTAIGFVVFCFTNIAILFQFGAVATINIFVAFAVSFILMPIVFTYLPPPTPKQLEHLEAKPLTKLLEFFEYLVLERRGTVYLAAAAMVALASLGVMKVQSVSYMVDDLPKDSSVNADLKFFEQHFNGVMPLELVVDTGRPKGLLKLKNLEKIDRLENFLRTQPVLTAPVSVVTFLKASTQAFYNGSPEYYRLPDNSEKNFVFSYLARSQSADSSNEGQLTSKLLRSFTDSTMQQARISLKIADIGSRNLDTLLSNQIQPRIKEIFMGTGMNVRLTGTTIIFTKGNEYLIGTLKESLIIAFVLVGLVVLILFRSIRAVFFTLLPNLVTLLLTGGLMGFFGIPLKPSTALIFSIALGIDGDNSIHLLAKFRQELAVNGRRVRAAISTTLSEAGTSMIYTSIVLFLGFSVFAFSEFGGTKALGLLMSASLLITNFSNLILLPSLLVTFEHGVDEETIDQSGIRHYDDNYHEEDDDLELNLSRMKKGISA, from the coding sequence ATGTGGAGCAACCTGGCCCTGTTTGTTATCAAGAACCGGCGGATACTGATTCTGCTGCTGGCTGCCATTACCGTGTTTATGGGCTGGCAGGCCCGTAAGGTCGAAATGACCTACGACTTCGCCCAGGTAGTCTCGCCCGACGACCCGGACATGGTGTACTTCCAGCGGTTCAAACAGCAGTTTGGCGAGGATGGCAACGTGCTGGTGCTGGGCATGCAGGACAGCTCGGTGTACCGGCTGGGCACGTTCAACGAGCTGCGCGCCCTCACCGACACGCTCAGCAAGGTGCGCGGCGTCAACGGCATTCTGGGTGTAACGCGCCTGCCGCGGCTGGAGAAGGATACCGCCACGCGCAGCTTCCGGGCCGTACCCATTTTCCAGCGCTTTCCCCAAACCCAGCCTGAGCTGGACTCTTTGATGCGGGTAGTGAATGCCCAGGAATTCTACAAAGGCCAGCTGATTTCGCCCACCACCGGCGCCACGCTGCTGGCCCTCACCCTCGACCCTACGTACCTGAACTCCAGCCGGCGCCAGGCCGTGATGAACGAGATTCTGGCCCACGCCGAACGGTTTCAGCAGAAAACCGGCATCCGGATGCACTACGCCGGCCTGCCCTACGTGCGGGCCACCATGACCACCAAGGTAGCCTCAGAAATGAAGCTGTTCGTGGCCTTGACCGTGGTGATGATGGCCCTGACGCTGTTCATGTTTTTCCGGACGTGGTCGGCGGTGGTGTTTCCGCTGCTGATTGTGCTGGTGGTGGTGGTGTGGTGCGTGGGCTCCATGGTGCTGCTGGGCTACAAAATCAACCTGCTCACGGGCCTGATTCCCAGCATCATCATCGTCATCGGCATCCCCAACTGCACCTACCTGCTCAGCCGCTACCACTACGACTACCGCAAGTCGGGCAACCAGGTGCTGGCTATGGCGCGGGTGGTGCGCAAGATTGGGCTGGTCACGCTGATGAACAACACCACCACGGCCATCGGGTTTGTGGTGTTCTGCTTCACCAACATTGCCATTCTGTTTCAGTTTGGGGCGGTGGCCACCATCAACATCTTCGTGGCCTTTGCGGTGTCGTTTATCCTGATGCCCATCGTGTTTACCTACCTGCCGCCGCCCACGCCCAAGCAGCTGGAGCACCTGGAAGCCAAGCCCCTAACCAAGCTGCTGGAGTTTTTCGAGTACCTGGTGCTGGAGCGGCGCGGTACGGTGTACCTGGCGGCGGCGGCCATGGTAGCCCTGGCCTCGCTGGGGGTAATGAAGGTGCAGTCGGTGTCGTACATGGTGGACGACCTGCCCAAGGATTCGTCGGTAAATGCCGATTTGAAGTTCTTTGAGCAGCATTTCAACGGGGTGATGCCCCTGGAACTAGTGGTGGACACGGGCCGGCCCAAAGGCTTGCTCAAGCTCAAGAACCTGGAAAAGATTGACCGACTCGAGAACTTCCTGCGCACCCAGCCCGTGCTGACCGCGCCGGTGAGCGTGGTAACCTTCCTGAAAGCCTCCACCCAAGCCTTCTATAACGGCAGCCCCGAGTACTACCGCCTGCCCGACAATTCCGAGAAGAACTTCGTGTTCAGCTACCTGGCCCGGTCTCAGTCGGCCGACAGCAGCAACGAAGGCCAGCTGACCAGCAAGCTGCTGCGCTCCTTCACCGACAGCACCATGCAGCAGGCGCGTATTTCGCTGAAAATTGCCGACATCGGCTCCCGCAACCTCGATACCCTGCTTTCGAACCAGATTCAGCCCCGCATCAAGGAAATCTTCATGGGCACGGGCATGAACGTGCGGCTGACGGGCACCACCATCATCTTCACCAAAGGCAACGAGTACCTGATTGGCACGCTCAAGGAAAGCCTCATCATTGCCTTTGTGCTGGTGGGCCTGGTGGTGCTCATCCTGTTTCGCAGCATTCGGGCGGTGTTCTTCACCCTGCTACCCAACCTCGTAACCCTGCTGCTCACGGGCGGGCTGATGGGCTTCTTTGGCATTCCGCTCAAGCCCAGCACGGCCCTCATTTTCAGCATTGCGCTGGGCATTGACGGCGACAACAGCATTCACTTGCTAGCCAAGTTCCGGCAGGAGCTGGCCGTAAACGGGCGCCGGGTGCGGGCCGCCATCAGCACCACTCTGAGCGAGGCCGGCACCAGCATGATTTACACCAGCATTGTGCTGTTTCTGGGCTTTTCGGTGTTTGCCTTCTCGGAGTTTGGCGGCACCAAGGCCCTGGGCCTGCTCATGTCGGCCAGCCTGCTCATCACCAACTTCTCCAACCTGATTCTGCTGCCCAGCCTGCTCGTGACGTTTGAGCACGGCGTCGACGAGGAAACCATCGACCAGTCCGGCATCCGGCACTACGACGACAACTACCACGAGGAAGACGACGACCTGGAGCTGAACTTGAGCCGCATGAAGAAAGGTATTTCTGCCTAG
- a CDS encoding DUF433 domain-containing protein: MRYIHDRITVDPDLCNGKPTIRGLRLTVQTVLEFLAAGDTVEDILESYPFLEAADVQACLHFASENLAHQDFVGHAA; encoded by the coding sequence ATGCGTTACATCCACGACCGAATTACCGTTGACCCCGACTTGTGCAATGGTAAGCCTACCATTCGGGGTTTGCGCCTGACGGTGCAGACGGTGCTAGAGTTCCTGGCTGCTGGTGATACAGTGGAGGATATTTTAGAGTCATATCCCTTCCTTGAGGCAGCCGACGTGCAGGCCTGTTTGCACTTTGCTTCCGAAAACCTAGCTCATCAGGATTTTGTAGGTCACGCCGCCTAA